From a single Arthrobacter sp. SLBN-112 genomic region:
- the lysA gene encoding diaminopimelate decarboxylase: MTHTGAQGSPLAPEWLAVPADLNALHQPMWARDVARNGDGELSIDGIPVSELQRQYGTPLFVMSEIDFRARARAFSDAFNDAFADICGGVDVYYAGKSFLCTSVVRWVEEEGLRLDTASGGELAVAHRAGIPGADVALHGNNKSDGEIHRALDMGLGRIVVDSLAELKRVGSIAQARGEQAKVMLRLTPGVHAHTHEFIATAHEDQKFGLSMAADTTDEAGLSAAEEAVAAAAAHPGIELLGLHCHIGSQIFEPDGFALAAQKLLRFLAAMQDKYSITMPELDLGGGYGIAYTPVDTPRPAAEIATAMAAVVRSTCAELGIDAPRISIEPGRAIVGSTTFTLYEVGTLKTVRVDAPAASADGDAGNNVTYPRRYVSVDGGMSDNARPVLYDADYSAVLASRTSDAAPQLSRVVGKHCESGDIVVRDVYLPEDVAAGDLLAVPGTGAYCWALSSNYNYLARPGVVAVRDGSARLIVRGETEEDLLNRDMGA; this comes from the coding sequence ATGACGCACACAGGAGCACAGGGTTCTCCGCTTGCCCCGGAATGGCTCGCCGTTCCGGCTGACCTCAATGCCCTCCACCAACCCATGTGGGCCCGTGACGTGGCGCGCAACGGGGATGGCGAACTCAGCATTGACGGTATCCCCGTCAGCGAGTTGCAGCGGCAGTACGGCACGCCGCTTTTCGTGATGAGCGAGATCGACTTCCGTGCCCGGGCCAGGGCCTTCAGCGACGCGTTCAATGATGCGTTCGCCGACATCTGCGGGGGAGTGGACGTCTACTACGCCGGAAAGTCGTTCCTGTGCACCTCGGTCGTCCGGTGGGTGGAGGAGGAAGGGCTGCGCCTGGATACAGCATCGGGCGGGGAACTCGCCGTTGCCCACCGGGCCGGGATTCCCGGGGCGGACGTCGCCCTGCACGGCAACAACAAGTCCGACGGCGAGATCCACCGGGCCCTTGACATGGGCCTGGGCCGGATCGTGGTGGACAGCCTGGCCGAACTGAAGCGCGTAGGCAGCATTGCCCAGGCCCGCGGTGAACAGGCGAAGGTCATGCTTCGGCTCACCCCCGGCGTCCACGCCCACACGCACGAATTCATCGCCACCGCCCACGAGGACCAGAAGTTTGGCCTGTCCATGGCGGCTGACACCACGGATGAGGCCGGCCTCTCCGCTGCCGAGGAAGCAGTGGCGGCGGCAGCAGCACACCCCGGCATCGAACTGCTGGGCCTGCACTGCCACATCGGTTCACAGATCTTCGAACCGGACGGTTTTGCGCTGGCCGCCCAGAAGCTCCTGCGCTTCCTGGCCGCCATGCAGGACAAGTACTCCATCACCATGCCCGAACTGGACCTCGGCGGCGGGTACGGGATCGCCTACACCCCGGTGGACACCCCCCGCCCCGCAGCAGAAATCGCGACGGCGATGGCCGCCGTCGTGCGTTCAACCTGCGCCGAGCTGGGCATCGACGCGCCCCGCATCTCCATCGAGCCCGGCCGCGCCATCGTGGGCAGCACCACCTTCACCCTCTACGAGGTGGGCACGCTGAAGACAGTACGCGTGGATGCCCCTGCGGCTTCCGCCGACGGTGACGCGGGCAACAACGTTACGTATCCGCGCCGGTATGTTTCGGTTGACGGCGGTATGAGCGACAACGCCCGGCCGGTGCTGTACGACGCGGATTACTCGGCCGTTCTGGCCTCGCGCACGTCCGACGCAGCTCCGCAACTGTCCCGCGTGGTGGGCAAACATTGCGAGAGCGGCGACATAGTTGTTAGAGATGTATATCTGCCCGAGGACGTGGCAGCCGGTGATCTGCTTGCTGTACCGGGAACCGGCGCCTACTGCTGGGCCCTCTCGAGCAACTACAACTATCTGGCCCGGCCGGGCGTTGTCGCGGTGCGCGACGGATCTGCCCGGCTGATTGTCCGCGGGGAAACCGAAGAAGACCTGCTGAACCGCGACATGGGAGCCTGA
- the argS gene encoding arginine--tRNA ligase: MTPEELSLAISACLKDAVAAGEIALAASAVPEDVRVERPKNRDHGDWATNIALQLAKQAGTNPREFASVLSARLKSINGVSAVDIAGPGFLNITVDAAAAGALAKAIVEAGRDYGTNTALAGRTVNMEFVSANPTGPLHIGHTRWAALGDSIARVLRASGADVTAEYYINDAGSQMNTFAHSVYNRLHGLPVPDGGYPGQYIADLGHEVLTAHPDIRELTEVAALPVIRAAAYEAQMKDIKATLADFGVEFDVFFSEQELHDAGAIESAVARLREQGHVFDDGGAVWLRTTDFGDDKDRVMIRANGEPTYFAADAAYYLSKKDRGFTEKIYLLGADHHGYINRLKAIAAAAGDDPEMNIEVLIGQLVSVNGAKLSKRAGNIIELKDLIDWLGKDAVRYSLARFPADSPLTLDPELLKKHSNENPVFYVQYAHARSRGAARNAVDAGVDRSAFEASLLDHATENELLSYLGSYPSIVAKAAELREPHRVARHLEAIAGAYHRWYDACRIAPMGDEAVTDLNRTRLWLNDATSQVLANGLDLLGVSAPERM, encoded by the coding sequence GTGACTCCCGAAGAACTTTCCCTCGCCATATCCGCCTGCCTCAAGGACGCCGTCGCCGCCGGCGAGATCGCCCTCGCGGCATCAGCAGTCCCCGAGGACGTGCGCGTGGAGCGGCCCAAGAACCGGGACCACGGCGACTGGGCCACCAACATCGCCCTGCAGCTGGCCAAGCAGGCGGGCACCAACCCGCGCGAATTCGCAAGCGTGCTCAGCGCCCGCCTCAAGTCGATCAACGGCGTCTCCGCCGTGGACATCGCCGGACCCGGCTTCCTGAACATCACCGTGGACGCCGCAGCAGCCGGTGCACTGGCGAAGGCCATCGTCGAGGCAGGCAGGGACTACGGCACCAACACGGCGCTCGCCGGGCGCACCGTCAACATGGAATTCGTGTCCGCAAACCCCACCGGGCCGCTGCACATCGGGCACACCCGCTGGGCTGCGCTGGGGGATTCGATCGCCCGCGTGCTGCGCGCCTCCGGCGCCGACGTCACGGCCGAGTACTACATCAACGACGCCGGCTCGCAGATGAACACCTTCGCCCACTCCGTCTACAACCGGCTGCACGGCCTTCCCGTGCCCGACGGCGGCTACCCGGGTCAGTACATCGCAGACCTTGGCCACGAAGTGCTCACCGCGCACCCGGACATCCGCGAACTCACTGAGGTTGCCGCGCTGCCGGTCATCCGCGCCGCCGCCTACGAAGCGCAGATGAAGGACATTAAGGCCACCCTGGCGGACTTCGGCGTGGAGTTCGACGTCTTCTTCTCCGAGCAGGAACTGCACGACGCCGGCGCCATCGAAAGTGCCGTGGCGCGCCTTCGCGAACAGGGCCACGTGTTCGACGACGGCGGTGCGGTCTGGCTGCGGACCACGGACTTTGGCGATGACAAGGACCGCGTGATGATCCGTGCGAACGGCGAGCCCACGTACTTCGCCGCGGATGCCGCCTACTACCTGTCCAAGAAGGACCGCGGTTTCACCGAGAAGATCTACCTCCTGGGCGCTGACCACCACGGCTACATCAACCGGCTGAAGGCCATCGCTGCCGCTGCAGGCGATGACCCCGAAATGAACATCGAGGTCCTGATCGGCCAGCTGGTGTCCGTTAACGGAGCCAAGCTGTCCAAGCGCGCCGGCAACATCATCGAGCTCAAGGACCTGATCGACTGGCTGGGCAAGGACGCCGTCCGCTACTCCCTGGCCCGGTTCCCGGCCGACTCGCCGCTGACCCTTGATCCGGAGCTGTTGAAGAAGCACAGCAACGAGAACCCTGTGTTCTACGTGCAGTACGCCCATGCCCGTTCGCGCGGCGCCGCACGCAATGCGGTGGATGCAGGCGTGGACCGCTCCGCATTCGAGGCTTCGCTGCTGGACCACGCCACCGAAAACGAGCTGCTGTCCTACCTGGGCAGCTACCCGTCCATCGTGGCCAAGGCGGCAGAGCTGCGCGAACCGCACCGCGTGGCCCGCCACCTGGAGGCCATCGCGGGGGCCTACCACCGCTGGTACGACGCCTGCCGCATTGCCCCCATGGGTGACGAAGCGGTGACCGACCTCAACCGCACCCGGCTGTGGCTCAACGACGCCACCAGCCAGGTGCTGGCCAACGGACTTGACCTGCTGGGCGTTTCAGCCCCGGAACGGATGTAG
- a CDS encoding FMN-binding protein, giving the protein MRPSSPQSPATSGTAFRKSLFAGLAGLSLAGTVAGCAPSAADSTPGTAGTPAAPASGSSALAGSGGSYKDGTYSADGNYVSPNGTETVGVQLKLAAGKVTDVQITQHPSNPNTRKFQGQFAGGIAAQVVGRNIDELNVSKVAGSSLTSGGFNQAVDKIKAEAQ; this is encoded by the coding sequence ATGAGACCCTCCAGCCCCCAAAGCCCCGCCACCTCCGGCACTGCGTTCCGCAAGAGTCTTTTCGCCGGTCTCGCAGGCCTGTCCCTCGCAGGAACGGTGGCGGGCTGTGCACCGTCCGCGGCGGACAGCACCCCTGGCACCGCGGGGACCCCGGCCGCTCCTGCTTCGGGTTCTTCCGCTCTTGCCGGCAGCGGCGGCAGTTACAAGGACGGCACCTACAGCGCGGACGGGAACTATGTGTCCCCGAACGGCACGGAAACAGTGGGCGTGCAGCTGAAGCTGGCGGCGGGAAAAGTCACGGACGTGCAGATCACCCAGCACCCGTCCAATCCAAACACCCGGAAGTTCCAGGGCCAGTTCGCCGGGGGCATCGCTGCGCAGGTGGTGGGCCGGAACATCGACGAGCTTAACGTTTCCAAGGTTGCCGGGTCCTCGCTGACCAGCGGAGGCTTCAACCAGGCCGTGGACAAGATCAAGGCGGAGGCGCAGTAG
- a CDS encoding FAD:protein FMN transferase — translation MPLADWQDFSFQGIGTAWEITTAQPLPPSLRAHLLDRVEKFDADWSRFRADSRVADLARTPGRYAFPEEAAPLGELYRLLYRVTGGAMTPLIGSSLERLGYDAAYSLRPAGPPLPAPPWESVLSWSGAVLTADVPVLLDIGAAGKGLLVDLLAAELEDAGIGAFIIDASGDLLTRGAGPVSVALEHPYNPAQAIGKIDLDGRALCASAANRRAWGDGMHHVLDGTTGEPVRTAVATWTLAGTAMLADAIATALFFVPGATLQETFDFSWLTVFSDGSAAYSAEFEGTLFS, via the coding sequence GTGCCCCTCGCGGACTGGCAGGACTTTTCGTTCCAGGGCATTGGAACCGCCTGGGAAATCACCACTGCGCAGCCATTGCCCCCGTCCCTTCGCGCACACCTCCTGGACAGGGTTGAAAAGTTCGACGCCGACTGGTCCCGTTTCCGTGCCGACTCACGGGTAGCGGACCTGGCACGGACGCCGGGACGTTATGCCTTTCCGGAGGAGGCCGCCCCGCTGGGCGAGCTATACCGCCTGCTGTACCGGGTCACCGGCGGCGCCATGACCCCGCTGATTGGCAGCAGCCTGGAGCGTCTGGGGTATGACGCAGCGTATTCGCTGCGGCCGGCCGGTCCGCCACTGCCTGCACCGCCCTGGGAATCGGTGCTCAGCTGGTCCGGAGCAGTCCTGACCGCGGACGTTCCCGTGCTGCTGGACATCGGCGCGGCCGGCAAGGGCCTGTTGGTGGACCTGCTGGCCGCGGAACTGGAGGACGCGGGCATTGGCGCATTCATCATCGATGCCAGCGGCGACCTGCTGACACGCGGGGCAGGACCCGTCAGCGTGGCGCTGGAACACCCCTACAACCCGGCACAGGCCATCGGGAAAATCGACCTGGACGGCCGCGCTCTGTGTGCCTCCGCCGCCAACCGCCGGGCCTGGGGCGACGGAATGCACCACGTCCTGGACGGGACCACCGGGGAGCCGGTGCGGACCGCCGTCGCCACCTGGACCCTGGCTGGGACGGCCATGCTGGCCGATGCCATTGCAACGGCCCTGTTCTTTGTTCCCGGCGCCACGCTCCAGGAAACCTTTGATTTCTCCTGGCTGACCGTCTTTTCCGACGGCAGCGCAGCCTACTCCGCCGAATTCGAAGGGACGCTGTTCTCATGA
- a CDS encoding ferredoxin--NADP reductase has translation MNPVETPQARPPASLAGRMGTAVGRFTMYRITLVVLAVLAGYSILLNVLGWLTFGIPAILVHLALCLGLTYASNRVLAALFRVNPHTESSLITGLLLYFLFWPSLQPLDLAGVALACVLASASKYALAWRGRHIFNPAAAGAFATGLTGLNIATWWAATPAVLWLLVPGVLLVLYRTRKVLMASVFTLAATAVITLELLRSGMTAGMGIYQALAQRPVLFFVGFMLTEPLTLPPRRRQQLALAAVVAVLFAVPWNLGFFANSPEAALLAGNLLAFLAGQRGAVKLRLAGTRQLTPATTEFSFEPARPVRFLPGQYMEVDLPQARPDGKGRRRVFSLTGSPGGRLVKFAVRTAGPLSAAKEALLALRPGDEVAATAVGGDFVLPRDPHRPVLLIAAGIGITPFVSHLSSGGLRERDAVLLLLARSADEVAYAEELRDSGIRVLVRTADGSRPPSGLASVAGRSGPGDRLPGDRLDGETLAALVPDIAAREVYVSGSPASVASLRRAAKSAGARRVRTDSFSGY, from the coding sequence ATGAACCCCGTGGAAACGCCGCAGGCCCGCCCGCCCGCGTCCCTGGCCGGCCGGATGGGGACTGCCGTGGGCAGGTTCACCATGTACCGGATTACCCTGGTGGTCCTGGCGGTACTGGCCGGCTACAGCATCCTGCTCAACGTCCTGGGCTGGCTGACGTTCGGCATCCCGGCCATTCTGGTCCACCTGGCACTGTGCCTGGGCCTGACCTACGCCTCCAACCGGGTGCTGGCGGCGCTTTTCCGGGTGAACCCCCATACAGAGTCTTCCCTCATCACGGGGCTGCTGCTCTACTTCCTGTTCTGGCCGTCGCTCCAGCCACTGGACCTGGCCGGGGTGGCACTGGCGTGTGTCCTGGCGTCCGCCTCCAAATACGCCTTGGCGTGGCGTGGCCGGCACATCTTCAATCCTGCGGCCGCCGGCGCCTTTGCCACCGGACTGACCGGTTTGAACATTGCTACGTGGTGGGCGGCGACTCCTGCCGTGCTGTGGCTGCTGGTGCCGGGCGTACTGCTGGTCCTGTACCGGACCCGCAAAGTGCTGATGGCGTCCGTGTTCACGCTGGCGGCCACCGCCGTCATCACGCTGGAACTGCTTCGCTCGGGCATGACGGCGGGAATGGGCATCTACCAGGCCCTGGCACAGCGGCCGGTCCTGTTCTTCGTCGGATTCATGCTGACCGAGCCCCTGACGCTGCCGCCCCGCCGCCGCCAACAGCTGGCGCTGGCCGCCGTGGTGGCGGTGCTCTTTGCAGTCCCGTGGAACCTTGGCTTCTTCGCCAACTCGCCCGAGGCAGCCCTGCTGGCCGGCAACCTGCTGGCCTTCCTGGCAGGCCAGCGCGGGGCCGTGAAGCTCCGGCTCGCCGGTACCCGGCAGCTGACGCCGGCTACCACCGAGTTCTCCTTCGAACCTGCCCGGCCGGTTCGCTTCCTTCCGGGCCAGTACATGGAAGTGGACCTGCCGCAGGCGAGGCCTGATGGCAAGGGCCGACGCCGGGTGTTCAGCCTGACCGGCTCCCCCGGCGGGCGCCTGGTGAAGTTCGCCGTGCGGACGGCCGGCCCCTTGTCCGCGGCGAAGGAGGCGCTCCTGGCGCTGCGGCCGGGCGACGAAGTGGCAGCCACGGCAGTGGGCGGCGATTTTGTCCTGCCGCGCGATCCGCACCGCCCGGTACTGCTCATTGCTGCGGGAATCGGGATCACACCCTTTGTTTCGCATTTGTCCTCCGGGGGCCTGCGGGAGCGGGACGCGGTACTCCTGCTCCTGGCCAGGAGCGCTGACGAAGTGGCCTACGCGGAAGAACTCCGGGATTCCGGCATCCGGGTGCTGGTGCGGACGGCGGACGGTTCGCGGCCGCCGTCCGGACTGGCCTCCGTTGCCGGACGCTCCGGTCCCGGGGACCGGCTCCCCGGGGACCGGCTGGACGGCGAAACCCTTGCGGCACTCGTGCCGGACATCGCCGCCCGCGAGGTCTATGTCTCGGGATCACCGGCGAGTGTTGCGTCCCTTCGCCGCGCCGCGAAGAGCGCCGGTGCCCGGCGGGTCCGGACAGACTCTTTCTCCGGCTATTAA
- a CDS encoding cation diffusion facilitator family transporter, translated as MAETEKGSSSSSTLLIVIIAFVANTLVAAAKSVAAVLTGSASMAAEAAHSWADTGNQVFLFFAERRSGRPRDESHPMGYGREAYVWSMFAAFGLFTAGAVVSIMHGVQQIIEPEPAADFGVAYVVLAVAFVFEGISFVQAFRQTRKAAHELDRHTLEQVLISSDPTLRAVFAEDAAALIGLVVAFVGVFLHQVTGSPLPDAIGSIAVGVLLAVVAVVLIDRNRRFLVGQGVTPDIERSMARRVLEHPDIARLTYLHLEFVGPRKLYLVAAVDLQGDHPEHEVAVTLRRIERELEDHETVEEAVLTLATLDEAALKF; from the coding sequence ATGGCTGAAACCGAAAAGGGATCCTCGTCCAGCTCCACCCTGTTGATTGTCATCATCGCCTTTGTGGCCAACACCCTTGTGGCTGCGGCGAAGTCCGTGGCCGCTGTCCTTACGGGCTCGGCTTCCATGGCGGCGGAGGCAGCCCACTCCTGGGCAGACACGGGAAACCAGGTGTTCCTGTTCTTCGCCGAGCGGCGTTCCGGCCGGCCCAGGGACGAGAGCCATCCCATGGGCTACGGCCGGGAAGCCTATGTGTGGTCCATGTTCGCCGCGTTCGGACTCTTTACCGCCGGCGCGGTGGTGTCCATCATGCATGGCGTCCAGCAGATTATTGAGCCGGAGCCGGCGGCCGATTTCGGTGTGGCCTATGTGGTCCTGGCCGTGGCTTTCGTCTTCGAGGGAATTTCCTTCGTCCAGGCGTTCCGGCAGACCAGGAAGGCGGCCCATGAGCTGGACCGGCACACCTTGGAGCAGGTACTCATCAGTTCAGACCCCACCCTGCGCGCCGTCTTCGCCGAGGACGCTGCCGCGCTGATCGGCCTCGTTGTGGCATTCGTGGGCGTGTTCCTGCACCAGGTCACGGGATCACCGTTGCCGGATGCGATCGGTTCGATCGCCGTGGGCGTACTGCTGGCCGTCGTCGCCGTCGTCCTGATCGACCGGAACAGGCGCTTCCTGGTGGGCCAGGGCGTCACCCCTGACATTGAACGGTCCATGGCCCGGCGCGTGCTGGAGCACCCGGACATCGCCCGGCTCACCTACCTGCACCTGGAATTCGTGGGACCCCGCAAGCTGTATCTGGTGGCGGCCGTGGACCTGCAGGGGGACCATCCCGAACACGAAGTCGCCGTAACCCTCCGCCGGATCGAGCGTGAGCTGGAAGACCATGAAACGGTCGAGGAGGCCGTGCTGACCCTGGCCACGCTGGATGAGGCCGCCCTGAAGTTTTGA
- a CDS encoding M4 family metallopeptidase codes for MHVQFCSIVPPYLLRRLAQQDAPGFSSAASAARKALGHVESFQAARAQAVPVLPPGLRQAKPGPVNRTIYDAGGEETLPGSPVRKENGRPTGDAATDEAYDGLGHTHRLYAEAFGRDSVDGRGLKLDATVHFGNLYDNAFWNGSQMVFGDGDGDVFDRFTKSISVIGHELAHGVTQYSAGLVYRNQAGALNESMSDVFGALVEQYVRNQTAAQASWLIGEGLFTPKVQGLALRSMKAPGTAYDDDVLGKDPQPGSMDSYVRTSADNGGVHINSGIPNRAFYLVADALGGHAWEAPGRIWYETLTNGSLPPAATFTVFARATVRAATDLFGSDSKEHDAVRGAWETVKVKV; via the coding sequence ATGCACGTTCAGTTCTGTTCCATCGTTCCGCCCTACCTGTTGCGCCGGCTGGCGCAGCAGGACGCTCCCGGATTCTCTTCCGCGGCCAGCGCTGCGCGGAAGGCCCTGGGCCACGTCGAATCATTCCAGGCCGCACGGGCGCAGGCTGTTCCGGTCCTCCCGCCCGGCCTGCGCCAGGCAAAGCCCGGCCCGGTCAACCGCACCATCTACGATGCCGGCGGCGAAGAGACCCTTCCGGGCAGTCCGGTCCGCAAAGAAAACGGACGCCCCACCGGCGATGCCGCCACCGATGAGGCCTACGACGGACTGGGACACACGCACCGGTTGTATGCCGAGGCTTTCGGACGGGATTCCGTTGACGGACGCGGGCTGAAACTCGATGCCACCGTGCACTTCGGAAATCTGTACGACAACGCTTTCTGGAACGGCTCACAGATGGTGTTTGGTGATGGCGATGGCGATGTCTTTGACCGGTTCACCAAGTCCATCAGCGTTATCGGCCACGAATTGGCGCACGGCGTCACCCAATACTCGGCCGGGCTTGTTTACCGGAACCAGGCGGGTGCCCTGAATGAGTCGATGTCGGATGTCTTCGGTGCGCTCGTTGAGCAGTACGTCAGGAACCAGACCGCCGCCCAGGCCAGCTGGCTGATCGGGGAAGGGCTTTTTACGCCCAAGGTCCAGGGGCTGGCCCTGCGGTCCATGAAAGCTCCCGGAACGGCATACGACGACGACGTGCTGGGCAAGGACCCGCAGCCCGGCTCCATGGACTCCTATGTCCGGACCAGCGCCGACAATGGCGGCGTCCACATCAACTCCGGCATCCCCAACCGCGCGTTCTACCTGGTTGCGGACGCCCTGGGCGGCCATGCGTGGGAGGCGCCCGGCCGCATCTGGTACGAGACCCTTACCAATGGATCGTTGCCGCCGGCAGCAACGTTCACCGTCTTTGCCCGCGCCACGGTACGTGCCGCCACTGACCTTTTTGGTTCGGACTCCAAAGAGCATGACGCCGTACGGGGGGCGTGGGAAACTGTAAAGGTCAAGGTTTAA
- a CDS encoding protealysin inhibitor emfourin, with protein MKIKVERSGGLAAVTRVWTVDAQSDSDLSQWQPLVEACPWDAVPSTPRAAAAAFAAPQPDRFIYSISAGQRRAALPEQAVTGPWRVLVDTARAAAEESAGGTRPGAAGGGPA; from the coding sequence ATGAAGATCAAGGTGGAGCGGAGCGGCGGGTTGGCTGCGGTCACGCGGGTGTGGACCGTCGATGCCCAGTCGGACAGCGACCTCAGCCAGTGGCAGCCCCTTGTCGAGGCCTGCCCCTGGGACGCCGTTCCCAGCACGCCGCGGGCAGCCGCTGCGGCTTTCGCGGCACCGCAGCCGGACCGCTTCATCTACTCCATCTCGGCAGGACAGCGCCGGGCCGCCCTGCCGGAACAGGCCGTCACCGGCCCCTGGCGCGTCCTGGTTGATACCGCACGGGCGGCCGCAGAAGAATCTGCCGGGGGGACCCGGCCGGGGGCTGCCGGAGGCGGTCCGGCCTGA